A single window of Nicotiana tomentosiformis chromosome 1, ASM39032v3, whole genome shotgun sequence DNA harbors:
- the LOC104101002 gene encoding protein DETOXIFICATION 43: MAEGGNVVCTERKCKIPLFVFFEDIRHVFKFDDLGMEILSIAFPAALALAADPIASLIDTAFIGHLGSVEIAAVGVSIAIFNQASKVTIFPLVNITTSFVAEEDTVRRIKEKAAIADLEKGSEEKNDTKLPVTDDTDHEKLEKCASTKVETKESAPAAEFKTTACKSPDNQSKGKVKRVKRHIPSASTAILMGCILGILQTIFLIFLAKPILSLMGVKSGSAMLSPAKKYLILRALGAPAVLLSLAMQGVFRGFKDTRTPLYATVAGDLTNIVLDPIFIFVFRWGVSGAAIAHVLSQYLISIILLCKLMTEVELLPPSAKDLQFSKFLKNGFWLLARVIAVTFCVTLAASLAARLGTTPMAAFQVCLQIWLTSSLLADGLAVAGQAILASSFAEKDYQKAKAAGVRVLQMGFVLGLGLALVVGIGLYFGSGVFSKDKNVIRLITIAIPFVAGTQPINSLAFVLDGVNFGANDFAYSAYSMVLVGALTVTCEFVLSKSNGYIGIWIALTIFMALRTIAGLWRMGTGTGPWRFLRIPSSSPEAKS, translated from the exons ATGGCTGAAGGTGGCAATGTAGTTTGTACTGAGAGAAAATGCAAGATACCACTCTTTGTTTTCTTTGAAGATATTAG GCATGTGTTTAAATTCGACGATCTTGGAATGGAAATCCTAAGTATCGCGTTCCCTGCAGCTCTAGCATTAGCTGCTGATCCCATTGCTTCTCTCATTGATACTGCATTCATTGGTCATTTAG GTTCGGTGGAAATCGCTGCAGTAGGAGTATCAATTGCCATATTTAATCAAGCCTCTAAAGTCACAATATTCCCTTTAGTTAACATAACAACTTCTTTCGTTGCTGAGGAAGACACTGTTAGAAGAATTAAAGAAAAAGCAGCAATTGCTGACTTGGAGAAAGGTTCAGAGGAGAAGAATGATACAAAACTGCCAGTAACTGATGATACTGACCATGAGAAGCTGGAAAAATGTGCATCCACAAAAGTTGAAACCAAAGAGTCCGCACCAGCAGCAG AATTCAAGACAACAGCATGCAAGTCTCCTGATAATCAAAGTAAAGGCAAAGTCAAACGTGTGAAGCGACATATTCCATCTGCTTCAACTGCAATTCTTATGGGCTGCATTCTTGGCATTTTGCAAACAATCTTCCTTATATTTCTCGCAAAACCAATTCTAAGCTTAATGGGTGTGAAATCT GGATCTGCTATGCTTTCCCCAGCAAAGAAGTATTTAATACTGAGAGCACTTGGTGCTCCTGCAGTCCTCCTTTCTCTGGCTATGCAAGGCGTTTtccgtggttttaaggatacaagAACTCCTTTATATGCTACTG TTGCTGGAGATTTGACAAATATAGTTTTGGACCCAATCTTTATCTTTGTTTTCCGTTGGGGTGTTAGTGGTGCTGCCATTGCTCATGTGCTTTCTCA GTACTTGATATCAATTATTCTCTTATGCAAACTGATGACAGAAGTCGAATTATTACCTCCTAGTGCAAAAGATCTGCAGTTCAGCAAATTTCTTAAAAATG GATTTTGGTTACTAGCAAGGGTGATAGCTGTCACATTTTGTGTGACTTTGGCTGCGTCATTGGCTGCACGACTAGGCACAACACCGATGGCTGCATTTCAAGTGTGCTTACAGATCTGGTTAACATCATCTCTACTTGCTGATGGATTGGCTGTAGCAGGACAG GCAATCCTTGCTAGTTCTTTTGCTGAGAAAGACTACCAGAAGGCAAAGGCTGCAGGAGTACGAGTCCTACAG ATGGGATTTGTGTTGGGACTAGGACTTGCTTTGGTTGTTGGAATTGGTCTATATTTTGGATCAGGAGTTTTTTCAAAGGACAAAAATGTTATCCGTCTCATAACCATTGCCATCCCG TTTGTCGCTGGTACACAACCAATCAACTCATTGGCGTTTGTTTTAGATGGTGTCAACTTTGGAGCAAATGATTTTGCATACTCTGCATATTCCATG GTTTTGGTTGGTGCACTAACAGTAACCTGTGAGTTTGTCCTTTCCAAAAGCAATGGTTACATTGGAATATGGATTGCTTTAACCATATTCATGGCCCTGCGTACCATTGCCGGTTTATGGAG GATGGGGACAGGAACCGGACCCTGGCGTTTCCTGCGGATTCCATCATCGTCTCCAGAAGCCAAGTCATAG